The following are from one region of the Sorghum bicolor cultivar BTx623 chromosome 2, Sorghum_bicolor_NCBIv3, whole genome shotgun sequence genome:
- the LOC8060264 gene encoding uncharacterized protein LOC8060264 produces the protein MEFAFRGRPTSAAADDEENGRLRRFPDPPAPPHSHGDPNTSGVDAALLTRRQELLLELHKGFMHQDMILRELMQTERVMGFTPGGHNPVPALPWSQDYRHRRTPSMPPWEEPLRQPCPCCCGSSTAVRVPPVYPHVERSPSPAPLLQLQSSSDTEKQQGCRSSGARTHPTSGHVELGTSPSKQTPEEETLVPVAPHASVRSMGSGSIREAVASTHQRTDDSWERRCGAEACHGVQHMYEGRNHKSEEREAAKFAKDDQSNGAMQLPYRYSLAGNENAGSYQQKRLEFSEPAPEQTRPSNDAEQHQGRSSGLRTHPFSGYVELCQSPRKQTPVEETLVPMAAKAGINQMQSSSFCEEAASGHQQVVVGVKVDVEGGCSMQPLHEIKNQSTEEGKAIESAVKDCIKKPMQQRLQYKPTDQENAANSEQKSTEFNEPTTERTAGEKRKLTAPSSPVKKQKPLGQWSCTVCHANPTNQHQLEKHLAGKRHRSNVAALQTSRSKSNSPEPNTKTTPARSRAIATNTHQDGKEEVPENTWTCTLCQAKCTTEWDYYFHLAGRRHQENAEARRAKLSRSYCAVCDVQCNSEKNLESHLVGRRHREALQSRN, from the exons ATGGAGTTCGCCTTCCGCGGCCGACCCACCAGCGCAGCAGCCGACGACGAAGAAAACGGCCGTCTCCGCCGCTTCCCCGACCCTCCGGCGCCGCCGCACAGTCACG GTGACCCCAATACATCAGGGGTAGATGCCGCGCTGCTGACGAGGAGGCAGGAACTGCTGTTGGAGCTGCACAAGGGATTCATGCACCAGGACATGATCTTGCGCGAGCTCATGCAGACTGAGCGCGTCATGGGCTTTACCCCTGGCGGCCACAATCCTGTGCCAGCACTCCCATGGTCACAGGATTACCGGCATCGCAGGACGCCGTCGATGCCTCCTTGGGAAGAGCCTCTTCGCCAGCCGTGCCCTTGCTGCTGCGGAAGCTCCACAGCGGTAAGGGTGCCTCCAGTGTACCCACATGTGGAGCGGTCGCCATCACCAGCACCGTTGCTGCAGCTACAGTCATCAAGTGACACTGAAAAGCAGCAAGGTTGCAGGTCATCTGGTGCAAGAACGCATCCAACAAGTGGCCATGTGGAACTGGGCACTTCACCTAGCAAGCAGACTCCGGAGGAAGAGACCTTGGTACCAGTGGCACCCCATGCTTCTGTTAGATCAATGGGTTCTGGCTCAATCCGCGAGGCGGTGGCATCCACACATCAGAGGACCGATGATAGTTGGGAACGTAGGTGTGGTGCAGAGGCCTGCCATGGTGTGCAGCATATGTATGAAGGTAGAAACCATAAGAGTGAGGAGAGAGAGGCTGCCAAATTTGCTAAGGACGATCAGAGCAATGGAGCCATGCAGTTGCCTTATCGATATAGCCTGGCAGGTAATGAGAACGCAGGATCCTATCAGCAGAAGCGGCTAGAGTTCAGTGAG CCTGCACCTGAGCAGACAAGGCCGAGCAATGATGCTGAGCAGCATCAGGGCAGGTCATCTGGGTTGAGGACACATCCATTTAGCGGATATGTGGAACTGTGTCAATCACCGAGAAAGCAGACTCCAGTGGAAGAGACTTTGGTGCCAATGGCAGCCAAAGCCGGTATTAATCAGATGCAGTCTTCCTCATTTTGCGAGGAGGCAGCATCAGGACATCAACAGGTCGTTGTTGGGGTAAAGGTTGATGTGGAGGGTGGCTGTAGCATGCAGCCATTGCACGAAATCAAGAACCAGAGCACTGAGGAGGGAAAGGCCATAGAGTCCGCCGTTAAGGATTGTATAAAAAAACCTATGCAACAGCGTCTTCAGTATAAGCCCACAGATCAGGAAAACGCTGCTAACAGCGAGCAGAAGAGTACAGAGTTCAATGAG CCAACAACTGAAAGAACTGCTGGGGAGAAGAGGAAGCTGACCGCCCCAAGTTCACCTGTCAAGAAGCAGAAGCCACTCGGGCAATGGAGCTGCACTGTCTGCCATGCTAACCCAACTAACCAGCATCAACTTGAGAAGCACCTGGCTGGCAAGCGGCACCGGTCAAATGTCGCAGCACTGCAAACATCGAGGAGCAAGAGCAACAGCCCGGAGCCTAACACGAAAACAACGCCTGCAAGGAGCAGGGCTATCGCGACGAACACACACCAAGACGGCAAGGAGGAGGTGCCAGAGAACACATGGACGTGTACACTTTGCCAGGCCAAGTGCACTACTGAATGGGACTACTACTTCCATCTTGCGGGCAGGCGACACCAGGAGAACGCAGAGGCCAGGCGTGCGAAGCTCTCGAGGTCCTACTGTGCAGTGTGTGACGTGCAATGCAACAGTGAGAAGAATCTGGAGTCACACCTCGTCGGGAGGAGGCACCGAGAGGCGCTACAGAGCCGCAATTGA
- the LOC8060263 gene encoding zinc finger protein 346 encodes MEFARRGRGDDDVDDGHRFMHLPPPHVDPMLVIREALLSQLQKDRLRQEIIQAELAKIEHAMVLRNGSRHGIAADDVEWTKPVPFTFREQSMPPWRWSVSQECYADVDEIHDPKQMEGRDRNVALKSEKPAMEEHIVECLRPCCCNGKAGQENSKLEEQKSQESSETVQPKMTSPSVKWELTGITIPVKKRHQKLGCEICHVQVTSEHSLQVHCAGRKHRSKEASYRKAQLTEESSSRTGQKTSSIKWSCSTCQVNGTSESDLKEHLNGRTHQQNIEAQLMEGDGMAKNNELQEPECHKSNVPQHLEKPPSMSSSAICLANAAHELELGGHLLAKLQALLDEIRNMSKNSESREETVLPNIAPQNAEQTSGSNCSIFQADSDCQLDLEHQIGSKIHQLNVQDLHEEAKETGDFPPEIAKNQQPPFEWDCVICQAKCYSASQFAHHCRGKKHQKKMDALQGEGVNGKSSNLTTENRLASNGSDSYSSSSEKVEEQTALWSCGICNLQCSSESMLAGHCEEDEHLEKQKLLDFCAVCNLQCNSQKMLAHHLSGNKHRKRLNANKRNAVVALVYQNSNGEIVQ; translated from the exons ATGGAATTCGCTCGCCGAGgccgcggcgacgacgacgtagACGACGGCCACCGCTTCATGCACCTTCCGCCGCCTCACG TGGACCCAATGCTGGTGATTAGAGAGGCACTGCTGTCACAGCTTCAGAAGGATCGTCTTCGCCAGGAGATcatacaggcagagttggctaaGATAGAGCATGCCATGGTTCTGCGCAACGGTTCACGTCATGGTATTGCCGCTGATGATGTGGAATGGACTAAGCCAGTTCCCTTCACCTTCAGGGAGCAGTCCATGCCACCTTGGCGATGGTCAGTCAGTCAAGAATGTTATGCCGATGTCGATGAGATCCATGATCCAAAGCAAATGGAGGGAAGGGACAGAAATGTAGCATTGAAGTCTGAGAAGCCTGCCATGGAAGAGCATATCGTCGAATGCTTGAGACCTTGTTGTTGTAATGGTAAGGCAGGTCAGGAGAATTCAAAACTTGAAGAGCAGAAATCACAAGAATCCAGTGAG ACCGTACAGCCCAAGATGACTTCTCCTTCAGTGAAATGGGAACTGACAGGAATAACAATACCAGTTAAGAAACGACACCAGAAATTGGGTTGTGAAATCTGCCATGTGCAAGTAACTAGTGAGCACAGCTTACAAGTACATTGTGCAGGACGGAAGCACCGATCAAAAGAAGCAAGTTATCGGAAGGCACAATTAACAGAAGAATCCTCTTCCAGGACAGGGCAGAAAACATCCTCAATAAAATGGAGCTGCAGTACATGCCAGGTCAATGGTACAAGCGAATCAGACCTGAAGGAGCATCTGAATGGAAGAACACATCAACAAAACATTGAAGCGCAACTCATGGAGGGTGATGGCATGGCTAAGAATAATGAGCTGCAGGAACCAGAGTGCCACAAGAGCAATGTACCACAGCACTTAGAGAAGCCACCTTCAATGTCGAGTTCTGCCATTTGCCTAGCAAATGCTGCTCATGAATTGGAGTTAGGAGGGCACCTTTTAGCTAAGCTTCAAGCTCTACTGGACGAAATCCGTAACATGTCAAAGAATTCTGAATCACGAGAAGAGACAGTGCTTCCGAACATTGCACCGCAAAATGCAGAGCAGACTTCGGGGTCAAATTGTAGCATATTTCAAGCTGATTCTGATTGCCAATTAGACTTGGAGCACCAAATTGGAAGCAAGATACACCAACTGAATGTCCAGGACCTACATGAAGAAGCCAAGGAAACAGGAGATTTTCCACCAGAAATTGCCAAGAACCAGCAACCACCCTTTGAATGGGATTGTGTTATCTGTCAGGCAAAATGTTACTCTGCATCTCAATTTGCTCATCACTGCAGAGGCAAGAAACACCAAAAGAAGATGGATGCTCTACAAGGAGAAGGTGTGAATGGGAAATCAAGCAATCTGACGACGGAGAACAGATTAGCTTCAAATGGTTCTGATAGCTATAGTTCAAGTTCAGAGAAGGTGGAGGAACAGACAGCATTGTGGTCGTGCGGGATTTGCAATTTGCAGTGCAGCAGCGAGAGTATGCTTGCAGGCCATTGTGAGGAGGACGAACACTTGGAGAAACAGAAGTTGCTGGATTTTTGCGCGGTCTGCAATTTGCAGTGCAACAGCCAAAAGATGCTTGCTCACCATCTTTCTGGGAATAAGCACCGGAAAAGGCTCAATGCGAATAAACGAAATGCAGTTGTGGCTCTTGTCTACCAAAATAGCAATGGTGAAATTGTACAGTAA
- the LOC8060265 gene encoding hydroxycinnamoyltransferase 4, which yields MAVEVVTSELVAPSETTPRRALWLSNLDLAARNGYTPTVYFFRRRCPQPQDGSGGDDDDRAPQQPSPDFFSADVLRAALAAALVQFYPFAGRLRAGRDDDGRAEIDCNAAGALFVVARSAAALEDFDGFAPSKAMNDTFVPKYDSTAGPDAPLLLLQVTFFRCGGVTLGTAMHPFVIDGRSAFHFIRTWASIARGDTAAAAVPPSLDRTPLRARPLPTVLFDHTYEYGGRTSRPPTTGGNNKAAEYASAILRVTGAQAAALRARAGAVSTFRALVAHVWRCACAARALAPDAESRLYTMVDMRARLSPPLPDAFFGNAVARTSVSAVVGDLLANPLGFGARRLRAATGHGDEYARSLLDYLETADLAALPRGGLAGTDLRVISWLGMPSYDADFGWGEPALLAPALMYYPGFVYLLNCPGNGKGGGVAVAVALEPERMERFKELFFEELAALE from the exons ATGGCCGTTGAGGTCGTCACCTCCGAGCTGGTGGCGCCGAGCGAGACCACGCCGCGGCGCGCGCTCTGGCTGTCCAACCTCGACCTCGCCGCGCGGAACGGCTACACCCCGACGGTCTACTTCTTCCGCCGCCGCTGTCCCCAGCCCCaggacggcagcggcggcgacgacgacgaccgggCTCCTCAGCAGCCGAGCCCGGACTTCTTCTCGGCCGACGTGCTGCGTGCGGCGCTGGCCGCCGCGCTGGTCCAGTTCTACCCGTTTGCCGGCCGCCTACGCGCGGGCCGCGACGACGACGGGCGCGCCGAGATCGACTGCAACGCCGCGGGCGCGCTCTTCGTCGTCGCGCGTTCCGCCGCCGCGCTCGAGGACTTCGACGGCTTCGCGCCGTCCAAGGCCATGAACGACACGTTCGTGCCGAAATACGACTCCACGGCCGGCCCCGACGCACCGTTGCTCCTGCTTCAG GTCACCTTCTTCAGGTGCGGCGGCGTGACGCTCGGCACGGCCATGCACCCCTTcgtcatcgacggccgcagcgccTTCCACTTCATCCGGACGTGGGCCAGCATCGCCCGTGGagacaccgccgccgccgccgtgccccCGTCGCTTGACCGCACGCCCCTCCGGGCGCGCCCACTGCCGACGGTCCTCTTCGACCACACCTACGAGTACGGCGGCCGCACCTCCAGGCCACCGACGACAGGAGGCAACAACAAGGCGGCGGAGTACGCCAGCGCGATCCTCCGCGTGACCGGCGCGCAGGCCGCCGCGCTCCGTGCCCGCGCGGGCGCGGTGTCCACCTTCCGCGCGCTGGTGGCGCACGTCTGGCGGTGCGCGTGCGCGGCGCGCGCGCTGGCTCCCGACGCCGAGTCCCGGCTCTACACGATGGTGGACATGCGCGCCCGCCtgtcgccgccgctgccggacGCCTTCTTCGGCAACGCGGTGGCGCGCACCTCCGTGTCCGCCGTCGTCGGCGACCTCCTGGCCAACCCGCTGGGTTTCGGCGCGCGTCGGCTCCGCGCGGCGACGGGGCACGGGGACGAGTACGCGCGGTCGCTGCTGGACTACCTGGAGACGGCCGACCTGGCGGCGCTGCCGCGCGGTGGACTCGCCGGCACGGACCTGCGCGTGATCAGCTGGCTGGGGATGCCGTCCTACGACGCGGACTTCGGGTGGGGAGAGCCGGCGCTGCTGGCGCCGGCGCTCATGTACTACCCGGGGTTCGTGTACCTGTTGAACTGCCCCGGCAACGGCAAGGGCGGCGGTGTCGCGGTGGCCGTCGCGCTGGAGCCCGAACGCATGGAGCGGTTCAAGGAGCTCTTCTTCGAGGAGCTGGCCGCGCTGGAGTGA
- the LOC8055988 gene encoding zinc finger RNA-binding protein, producing MESFAGRGPAAAACGDDGGGDRRFPEPPTRHARAEDSSAMLVIRDALLSQLQKDRLRQEIILAELAKIERAMALRSADAERANPVAPFPFLEEETPHSSEVVGRADYGIVAAGVQLESQKPATEDLVRECLKSSCGAGNAAGQQNGALDETKLQGPNETTLPKKTTPSLVKWSCDICRVEAPTESHLQQHFAGQKHRSKVAALVSRNDPNSQKAKAPAAKSENVRQYDQKPRLSWICRFCQSNCTCKSNLDDHLRGKRHKAKIQSLLEECKNMALNYGSLNSQPNIVTLDEESNPASTWNCSLCQAKCSRQSELANHLRGKRHQLNFLVLQVEGKQYLSEWGCGICQAKCNSVSQFENHCSSRGHQQKVEAPRRGGQISSSTGSKTAKGASSEETDIHRVTYFCKLCDLHCNSKNTLAEHRKGKKHTEKVEQRMSLSFCEICNLQCNSEKMLAHHRTGKGHLSKLNN from the exons ATGGAGTCGTTCGCCGGCCGAGGCCCAGCCGCCGCCGCGTgcggcgacgacggcggcggagaCCGCCGCTTCCCCGAGCCACCGACGCGTCACGCTCGTGCAGAAGACTCGTCGGCGATGCTGGTGATCAGGGACGCGCTGCTGTCGCAGCTCCAGAAGGACAGACTTCGCCAGGAGATCATCCTGGCCGAGCTCGCCAAGATTGAGCGCGCCATGGCCCTGCGCTCCGCCGACGCCGAGCGTGCTAACCCGGTGGCGCCTTTCCCCTTCCTCGAGGAGGAGACGCCGCACAGCAGCGAGGTGGTTGGTCGTGCAGACTATGGTATTGTCGCCGCGGGTGTACAACTCGAGTCCCAGAAGCCTGCCACGGAAGATCTCGTCCGTGAATGCCTGAAAAGTTCTTGTGGTGCCGGTAACGCTGCAGGTCAGCAAAATGGAGCACTTGATGAGACCAAACTACAAGGACCCAATGAG ACTACGTTGCCTAAGAAGACGACGCCTTCTTTAGTGAAATGGAGCTGCGACATCTGCCGGGTGGAAGCACCCACCGAGAGCCACTTACAACAGCATTTTGCAGGGCAGAAGCACCGGTCTAAAGTAGCAGCCTTGGTATCAAGAAACGACCCCAACAGTCAGAAAGCAAAGGCACCTGCTGCGAAATCCGAAAATGTGCGGCAATATGACCAAAAACCACGTCTATCTTGGATCTGCAGGTTCTGCCAATCCAACTGCACCTGCAAATCAAACCTGGACGACCACCTGAGAGGCAAAAGACACAAAGCAAAGATCCAATCCTTGCTGGAAGAATGCAAGAACATGGCACTGAATTACGGGTCGCTGAATTCACAACCAAACATTGTGACACTAGATGAAGAGAGCAACCCTGCTTCAACATGGAATTGCAGCCTCTGCCAAGCCAAGTGCAGTCGTCAGTCAGAGTTGGCGAACCACCTGAGAGGCAAGAGACACCAGCTTAATTTTCTGGTTCTACAGGTAGAAGGCAAGCAGTATCTCTCAGAATGGGGCTGCGGTATCTGTCAGGCCAAATGTAACTCTGTATCTCAGTTTGAGAATCACTGTAGCAGCAGGGGACACCAACAGAAGGTAGAAGCTCCACGGAGAGGAGGCCAAATTTCGAGCTCAACTGGTTCCAAGACAGCTAAGGGTGCAAGCTCTGAGGAGACGGATATACATAGGGTGACATACTTCTGCAAGCTTTGCGATTTGCACTGCAACAGCAAGAATACACTAGCTGAGCATCGGAAGGGGAAGAAGCACACAGAGAAGGTGGAGCAACGGATGTCGTTGAGTTTTTGcgagatttgcaatctgcaatgCAACAGCGAAAAGATGCTCGCTCACCATCGTACTGGGAAGGGTCATCTGTCAAAGCTCAATAACTAA